A portion of the Candidatus Zixiibacteriota bacterium genome contains these proteins:
- a CDS encoding Wzz/FepE/Etk N-terminal domain-containing protein, which translates to MERKEEKSVDIRELLAVVLKRKWLVVIPLILATAAGYGTTFLLTPEYRSSTIIWIDRPNNVSRELVSIIGREANPRMSGDDRRRQLQSLQNELTSQAYLYQLIRDLKLDVNPEISRQAARMREGNPGQSLEQLKFHLLLEKLRGQIGVAFVGADQIKITVESVDPVEARNMVRRLTEILEQEKTKYELEKILDNQSFADLQLERTEWEYQQAVDSLTAARVLLTQVQLPENISSQQNLREVRSDVERLDLESTNAASELRSLVSQLESYDLDKSRLEYTDTLVELRAEIDGQVATFAGLMEKYAWDEQTVVSANIRLNDNAGFLQRELAAAVDRQFASFPDNHRDLLARYFFVRENLDILNSRQSQLQLALDQIDTRLSEIPRLEAQITELERKATDARRYRDAFRSEETTVEILSERAKDRTKYKIVEPARVPLAPFWPDRKQILVMAFLLGLVIGGGAVFLAEVLDNSFKEADAVEELLGLPVLAAIPKIEKLPRIR; encoded by the coding sequence ATGGAACGTAAAGAAGAAAAATCGGTCGACATCAGAGAGCTTCTGGCGGTCGTACTGAAGCGCAAGTGGCTGGTCGTCATTCCATTGATTCTGGCCACGGCGGCCGGTTACGGCACTACGTTCCTGCTGACGCCTGAGTATCGGTCATCGACCATCATCTGGATTGACCGACCTAACAATGTCTCTCGTGAATTGGTCAGCATTATCGGCCGTGAGGCCAACCCGCGCATGAGCGGCGATGATCGGCGTCGTCAACTGCAGTCACTGCAAAACGAATTGACATCGCAAGCCTATCTGTACCAACTGATCCGTGATCTCAAACTTGATGTCAATCCGGAGATCAGTCGTCAGGCGGCTCGGATGCGGGAGGGAAATCCTGGTCAGAGCCTGGAGCAGCTGAAGTTCCATCTGCTTTTGGAGAAGCTTCGGGGCCAGATCGGAGTAGCCTTTGTCGGGGCCGATCAGATTAAAATCACCGTGGAATCGGTCGACCCGGTCGAAGCCAGGAACATGGTGCGGAGGCTGACAGAAATTCTCGAACAGGAAAAAACGAAATACGAGTTGGAGAAGATTCTCGACAATCAGTCGTTTGCCGATTTGCAACTGGAGCGCACCGAGTGGGAGTATCAGCAAGCGGTGGATTCGCTCACCGCCGCCCGGGTGCTTCTGACCCAGGTTCAGTTGCCGGAGAATATTTCATCGCAGCAAAACCTCCGCGAGGTGCGCTCCGATGTCGAGCGACTCGACCTTGAGTCCACCAACGCAGCCTCGGAGCTCCGTTCGCTTGTGTCGCAACTGGAGAGCTATGACCTGGACAAGTCCAGACTGGAGTACACCGACACTCTGGTGGAACTGCGCGCCGAGATCGACGGCCAGGTGGCGACCTTTGCGGGGCTGATGGAGAAATACGCCTGGGATGAACAGACGGTGGTCAGCGCCAATATCAGATTGAACGACAATGCCGGTTTTTTGCAACGCGAGTTGGCCGCCGCCGTCGACCGACAGTTTGCATCTTTTCCTGATAACCATCGTGATCTCCTGGCCAGATACTTTTTTGTTCGCGAGAACCTCGACATTCTTAACTCCCGGCAGAGCCAGTTGCAGCTTGCCCTTGACCAGATCGATACTCGGCTCAGCGAAATCCCTCGCCTTGAGGCCCAGATAACCGAACTGGAGCGCAAGGCAACCGATGCCCGCCGTTACCGCGACGCTTTCCGCTCGGAGGAAACGACCGTGGAGATCCTGTCGGAACGGGCCAAAGATCGCACCAAGTACAAAATCGTGGAACCGGCCCGCGTACCGCTGGCGCCGTTCTGGCCGGACAGGAAGCAGATTTTGGTGATGGCTTTCCTGCTTGGGTTGGTGATAGGCGGCGGGGCTGTCTTCCTGGCCGAGGTGCTTGATAACTCTTTCAAAGAAGCCGATGCAGTGGAAGAACTCCTGGGTCTGCCGGTATTGGCGGCCATACCCAAAATAGAAAAACTACCTCGTATACGGTGA
- a CDS encoding tetratricopeptide repeat protein produces the protein METYRLKSKLVENNKEFIIQTSNDSDPGLVSTVVYVDGDPTGTVQSLHPSDVSSEEVLALVKTKHEEMKKEVETLLEAYRVVRSDGDSLKLHHLGMAFYYKQFYNEARELFEHAVRLDPQMHQTYNQLGLTYQALGQLPEATQAASTAVEAQPGFADYRNNLGAAFLAVCSYKRAVIELEEAIRINLYYSEAYFNLGLALIRNALGGDDTSLFENVLTKSTDYFKRAALIQPDHETDAFRRGLEAIAESDLQSANALLTSVQQTRKERHRQDFTTFYMRYVMYPEWVSEEAVVDRIAFLQGELDKNPSYVDLYSELGRCYFEQSRLAWQKGLEQYRRVVEMNPSLSKVASDLDETTSQYQEICSLLSRIMRRS, from the coding sequence ATGGAAACTTATCGACTGAAAAGCAAACTGGTCGAAAACAACAAAGAGTTCATCATTCAAACATCCAACGACTCCGATCCCGGACTTGTTTCAACGGTTGTTTATGTCGATGGTGATCCCACCGGAACTGTCCAGAGCTTGCACCCCTCCGATGTAAGTTCGGAAGAGGTCCTGGCCCTCGTCAAAACCAAGCATGAGGAGATGAAAAAGGAAGTCGAGACTCTCCTGGAAGCCTACCGGGTGGTGCGGTCGGACGGGGACAGTCTGAAACTCCATCATCTGGGCATGGCTTTTTATTACAAGCAGTTTTACAATGAAGCACGGGAGCTGTTCGAGCATGCGGTACGACTGGACCCACAGATGCATCAGACCTACAATCAACTGGGTCTGACCTATCAGGCACTGGGACAACTGCCCGAGGCAACCCAGGCAGCTTCTACTGCCGTCGAGGCTCAACCGGGATTTGCCGACTATCGCAACAATCTGGGCGCTGCTTTTCTGGCGGTTTGTTCATATAAGCGGGCGGTGATTGAGTTGGAAGAAGCCATCAGGATTAATCTGTACTACTCAGAAGCCTATTTCAACTTAGGACTGGCCCTGATCCGAAATGCACTGGGCGGCGATGATACCAGTTTGTTCGAGAATGTGCTCACCAAGTCTACCGACTATTTCAAACGAGCCGCTCTTATCCAGCCTGATCACGAGACAGATGCTTTTCGCCGAGGGCTGGAGGCGATCGCCGAGTCCGACCTCCAAAGCGCCAATGCCTTGCTGACTTCGGTACAGCAAACCAGGAAAGAACGACATCGTCAGGATTTCACTACTTTCTACATGCGGTATGTAATGTACCCGGAGTGGGTTTCCGAGGAGGCGGTTGTCGACCGCATTGCTTTCCTGCAAGGAGAACTGGACAAAAATCCCTCGTATGTCGACCTCTACTCCGAGTTGGGGCGCTGCTATTTCGAGCAATCACGTCTCGCTTGGCAAAAAGGGCTTGAGCAATACCGGCGCGTCGTAGAAATGAACCCTTCGCTGTCCAAGGTTGCTTCCGATCTCGACGAGACCACTTCGCAATACCAAGAGATATGCAGTCTGCTCAGCCGAATAATGCGGAGATCATGA
- a CDS encoding CpsD/CapB family tyrosine-protein kinase codes for MRPKRLSVIDNFRLEAPFATEFRRLLHKLQQFERPTELKSLLITSAMLSEGKSTVCAYLGITAAVHKGMKTLIVDCDLRRPTMHKMFVLGRKHGMTEILQEGFSPRDAVKKTSVDKLDIITCGEFHAEPTELFDVEAIGTLVDDMKFYYDLILVDAAPALPVSDPMLLAPKLDGALLIVKAGATQKEIVLRALDIVDPLRQRFLGVVLNNMNNTLPYYHDYRYYGYEYRTRKTQEKIVEQARDRRGRKKNPSGEADAPTDTSRSHQK; via the coding sequence ATGAGGCCGAAGCGACTCTCAGTAATTGACAACTTTCGGCTGGAAGCACCCTTTGCGACCGAGTTCCGTCGGCTGCTGCACAAGCTACAACAGTTCGAACGACCGACCGAGTTGAAGTCTCTGCTCATTACTTCCGCAATGCTGTCTGAGGGCAAGTCAACGGTCTGTGCCTATCTCGGTATCACCGCCGCCGTCCACAAGGGCATGAAGACACTGATTGTCGATTGCGACCTGAGACGACCGACCATGCACAAGATGTTTGTCCTGGGTCGCAAGCATGGGATGACTGAAATCCTGCAGGAAGGGTTCAGCCCCCGTGATGCCGTCAAGAAGACTTCGGTAGACAAACTCGATATTATTACGTGCGGTGAGTTCCACGCCGAGCCGACCGAACTGTTCGATGTCGAGGCGATCGGAACTCTCGTGGATGACATGAAGTTCTACTATGATCTCATCCTGGTCGATGCTGCGCCGGCTCTGCCGGTTTCCGACCCCATGCTGTTGGCGCCCAAACTCGACGGCGCTCTGCTGATCGTAAAGGCCGGCGCCACTCAAAAAGAAATCGTCCTGCGCGCGCTGGATATCGTTGATCCGTTAAGACAACGGTTCCTTGGTGTGGTCCTCAACAACATGAATAACACCCTGCCCTATTATCACGATTACCGGTACTACGGATACGAGTACCGCACACGCAAGACTCAGGAGAAGATTGTGGAGCAGGCCCGAGACCGGCGCGGACGAAAGAAGAATCCCAGCGGAGAGGCCGACGCTCCGACGGATACCTCCCGGTCGCATCAAAAGTAA
- a CDS encoding polysaccharide deacetylase family protein — translation MVTDLNLLTVDLEEWFVVEALAGRHTYEDWERLPSTVEKNCLRLLELFRRHDVQATFFVLGYVAQQYPNLIETIHTAGHEVACHSFFHRRVDSLDREEFRLDTRRAMNAITKACGVRPLGYRAPSWSINDSTGWAFEVLSDLGFEYDSSIFPIKHDLYGMPKGPREMFRMKFDSGRFLYEVPASTYRVAWFNLPIAGGGYLRHCPYWYSSRIIRKLNRAGRPAVVYVHPWEIDPDPPAIEGLSKLQRLRTYGSTSILLAKLERLLTDFRFSTVMHYIQRRRQQQIGFR, via the coding sequence ATGGTCACTGATCTCAATCTGCTCACTGTAGACCTTGAGGAATGGTTCGTGGTGGAGGCTTTGGCCGGTCGACACACCTACGAAGACTGGGAACGACTACCCTCCACAGTTGAAAAGAACTGCTTGCGTCTGCTGGAATTGTTCCGGCGGCACGACGTTCAGGCTACTTTCTTCGTTCTCGGATACGTTGCACAACAGTATCCGAACCTGATTGAGACCATCCACACGGCCGGTCATGAAGTTGCGTGTCATAGTTTTTTTCATCGTCGGGTCGACAGCCTCGACCGCGAAGAGTTCAGACTAGATACCAGACGTGCCATGAATGCTATCACCAAGGCGTGCGGTGTGCGACCGCTGGGCTACCGTGCGCCCAGTTGGTCGATCAACGACTCGACCGGTTGGGCTTTCGAGGTGTTGTCCGATCTCGGTTTTGAGTACGATAGTTCGATTTTTCCCATCAAACACGACTTGTACGGGATGCCCAAAGGACCCCGCGAGATGTTTCGCATGAAATTTGACTCGGGACGCTTCCTTTATGAAGTCCCGGCCTCGACATATCGGGTGGCCTGGTTCAACCTGCCCATCGCCGGTGGTGGCTACCTTCGCCACTGTCCTTACTGGTACTCAAGTCGGATTATCCGCAAATTGAATCGAGCCGGGCGACCGGCCGTGGTTTACGTCCATCCCTGGGAGATCGATCCCGACCCGCCGGCCATCGAGGGCTTGTCCAAACTGCAGAGGCTGCGCACTTACGGTTCAACTTCCATCCTTCTGGCCAAATTGGAAAGGCTGTTGACTGATTTCAGATTCTCAACGGTGATGCATTATATCCAGCGGCGCCGACAACAACAGATCGGTTTTCGGTGA
- a CDS encoding LapA family protein yields MWAVRAILIVALVLCVVAFAYYNTNSQQLVEVNLIWAQYVDVPLITVVFWSFVPGVLVSLFVFMSVFIKQSVQLRASKRRIKALEGEVTALRNRPIEESAELLASSNVKPPGQAPLFKDGN; encoded by the coding sequence ATGTGGGCTGTCAGGGCGATATTGATTGTAGCATTGGTTTTGTGTGTAGTTGCATTCGCGTACTATAACACTAACTCGCAGCAGCTTGTTGAAGTCAACCTAATATGGGCTCAATATGTTGACGTCCCGTTAATCACGGTCGTGTTTTGGTCGTTCGTGCCGGGTGTTCTGGTGTCGTTGTTTGTGTTCATGTCGGTGTTTATCAAACAGTCGGTCCAATTGCGCGCGTCCAAGCGGCGGATCAAAGCGCTGGAGGGCGAGGTGACGGCTTTGCGAAATCGTCCGATTGAGGAGTCGGCCGAGTTGCTGGCCTCGTCAAACGTGAAACCGCCCGGCCAGGCTCCATTGTTCAAGGACGGCAACTAG
- a CDS encoding tetratricopeptide repeat protein: MLEYVIVFVVLLIASAALYVLYDRFVRPAGPTVASLYVEALQDLLDGRAETAFTKLRQVVAEDSSNIEAYLWLGQILRDHKRPDRALQVHKDLTLRTDLTVTEKQSILKQLSRDYAALDDDDMAEAALKELTTTEPAERWAFDQLLQIQQRQSRWSEAYETAARILKIEANKSKKPLAVFKFQQGLQLSKQKEHHKARIVFKEALGLDPSYAAAYLAIGDSYCDEERFEDAVNFWTKLIEAVPTQGHRAIERLKKALFDLGRFGDIAQICEDILKHSPKDLKARLSLAEFHEKKGDMELAQELLTQIVEDEPDNLEAILELIRIYGERGDNKKLTEFLRQVQLKREKLRKGSPESIPEEVVAVTSQS; encoded by the coding sequence ATGCTGGAATATGTAATTGTCTTTGTAGTCCTTTTGATCGCCTCGGCCGCGCTATATGTTCTCTACGATAGATTCGTGCGGCCGGCCGGTCCAACGGTCGCTTCGCTTTATGTGGAAGCGTTGCAGGACCTTCTTGATGGCCGTGCGGAAACGGCCTTTACCAAACTTCGCCAGGTGGTCGCCGAAGATTCCTCAAACATTGAAGCCTACCTTTGGTTGGGGCAGATACTCAGAGATCACAAGCGGCCCGACCGCGCCCTTCAGGTTCACAAAGATCTCACCCTGCGCACCGACCTGACTGTCACCGAGAAGCAGTCTATTCTCAAACAATTGTCTCGCGATTATGCCGCCCTGGACGACGACGACATGGCTGAAGCAGCCTTGAAGGAACTCACCACCACCGAGCCTGCCGAGCGCTGGGCTTTCGATCAATTGCTCCAGATACAACAGAGGCAATCACGGTGGAGCGAGGCGTATGAGACGGCGGCGCGGATTCTCAAGATCGAAGCCAACAAATCAAAAAAACCTCTCGCTGTGTTCAAGTTTCAGCAGGGGTTGCAATTGAGCAAACAGAAAGAGCACCATAAGGCTCGCATTGTTTTCAAAGAGGCGCTTGGATTGGACCCTTCGTATGCCGCTGCTTATCTGGCTATCGGAGATTCGTATTGTGATGAAGAGCGTTTTGAGGATGCGGTCAATTTCTGGACTAAGCTGATCGAAGCAGTGCCGACCCAGGGTCACCGTGCCATCGAACGACTAAAAAAAGCGCTCTTCGATTTGGGACGCTTTGGCGATATCGCTCAGATTTGTGAGGACATCCTTAAACACTCTCCCAAAGACCTGAAGGCCCGGCTTTCGCTGGCTGAGTTCCATGAGAAAAAGGGTGACATGGAACTGGCTCAGGAATTACTCACGCAAATCGTTGAGGACGAACCGGACAACCTGGAGGCGATCCTGGAGTTGATTCGGATCTACGGTGAACGAGGCGACAATAAAAAGCTCACCGAATTTCTCAGGCAGGTCCAGCTAAAACGAGAGAAACTTCGGAAGGGCTCCCCGGAATCGATTCCGGAAGAAGTTGTCGCAGTCACCAGTCAGAGTTGA
- a CDS encoding SPOR domain-containing protein: MMRRLTVTVLLLVTPVFSSAATDIYQLIVEGDLRQAADSLSSVSTASTRDGDLLFYAGLMETDGAKAIKFMQAALQASVSPLHREQIYRRLAQYYHINRDLENLGRVVTDYLSRWEVGRYRDEMLRYSILVDDLQAQYESALRQLDHYALSYKDGDPGLWGRLDKARIMMHHGKKIGAAKVLKKLARKKSGVVVPPAMYLLTLAAIADGRTDDAVFYHSLLKESYPSAVGVDALLDRMSDVSPAGASDQTANELTGTYYSVRLGVFSVKANADNMVAAFKRYGKKTEALNKKISDKMYHVVYIGRFSDYQSASSFKEALQTEHNQVFQVVAR; encoded by the coding sequence ATGATGAGACGTCTAACTGTCACTGTTCTTCTGCTTGTGACACCAGTCTTCAGCAGCGCTGCCACGGACATATACCAACTGATTGTCGAGGGTGATCTCAGGCAGGCGGCGGATTCTCTCTCCAGCGTGTCGACGGCCTCGACGCGTGACGGCGACCTTCTGTTCTATGCCGGGTTGATGGAAACCGACGGCGCCAAGGCTATCAAGTTTATGCAGGCGGCCTTGCAGGCGTCGGTTTCGCCGCTCCACCGTGAGCAGATTTATCGCCGTCTGGCACAGTACTATCATATCAATCGCGACCTGGAGAACCTCGGCCGTGTCGTGACCGACTACCTCTCTCGTTGGGAGGTCGGTCGCTACCGGGACGAAATGCTGCGCTATTCGATCCTTGTGGACGACCTCCAGGCTCAATACGAGTCGGCTTTGCGGCAGCTTGATCACTATGCACTCTCCTACAAGGATGGCGACCCGGGTCTGTGGGGTCGGCTGGACAAGGCCAGGATAATGATGCATCATGGCAAGAAGATCGGTGCCGCCAAGGTCCTCAAAAAGCTGGCCCGGAAGAAGTCGGGAGTTGTTGTGCCGCCCGCGATGTATTTGTTGACTCTGGCCGCCATTGCCGATGGTCGCACCGATGACGCTGTATTCTATCATAGCCTTCTGAAAGAGAGCTATCCCTCGGCGGTAGGTGTCGACGCTTTGCTGGATAGGATGAGCGACGTGTCTCCGGCCGGCGCCAGCGATCAAACGGCCAACGAACTGACAGGGACATACTACTCCGTTCGGCTGGGAGTTTTCTCGGTCAAAGCGAATGCCGACAACATGGTGGCGGCCTTCAAGCGGTATGGCAAGAAGACCGAGGCGCTCAACAAAAAAATCTCAGACAAAATGTACCACGTCGTCTACATCGGTCGCTTTTCCGACTACCAATCGGCATCGAGTTTTAAGGAAGCACTTCAGACGGAACACAACCAGGTTTTCCAAGTCGTTGCTCGATGA
- the mutS gene encoding DNA mismatch repair protein MutS — translation MSKSSSGNSLTPLMRQYHSVKEQHPDKILFFRMGDFYEMFGDDAVLAAPILGIALTSRSHGDSERIPLAGVPYHAAEKYLARLLAAGQKVVVVEQVEDPKAAKGIVKREIVEILTPGTATVESPDGYDSPLCLAAVCPDGKSKMGLAALDMSTGSFVVDEGPTLDIVERLKVLEPAELLCPDDLEVDDFAKTLGLADGAARITQFGEWNFDRATAERDLNQHFGTSTLAGFGVGGGRALGAAGAIFRYLRENHRDRLTHINRLNRFDSSEYMHLDYSSVRNLELTRCIASGTEDLSLFAVIDHTLTPPGARRLRNSLLRPFKNKTTIERRLTGVAELVRNRELAAGIRGQTKQLPDLEKLSGRLGIGRLNPRQAASIKNGLKVAGQLVDLLHDATSPLLSQLAQSMPDNRDIIRTIEDALSDEPPLTVNKGGILKTGYSEELDRLNDSIRDARLYIASLQESERKATGIPSLKVGFNKVFGYYLEVTKVHSESVPAEYIRKQTLVNAERYITPELKEKEELILGAEEKIFRLEEELFTKLIGRLESRIGDILSSAHLLAELDLVSSLAELAVHRNYCRPELFEDGRLAITDGRHPVIEKVLAAGAFVANDATLSNDVDRIQILTGPNMSGKSTYLRQVGLIVILAQIGSFVPAAKAQIGLVDRVFTRVGALDNLAAGQSTFLVEMVETANIMHNATTRSLILLDEVGRGTSTFDGLSVAWAVVEFINENIGARTIFATHYHELTSMAAIYPTVHNFQVAVRKWEDSVVFLHQIIPGGCDDSYGIEVAKLAGVPKSSISRARQVLRLLESGKFNQSELGAGLYKDRVQPTLFDRQPSAVEKMLDEIDPDHITPMEALELLKRLKETSE, via the coding sequence ATGAGTAAGTCGTCTTCAGGCAATTCACTGACGCCGCTCATGCGTCAGTACCACTCGGTCAAAGAACAACACCCCGACAAGATCCTCTTCTTTCGCATGGGGGATTTCTACGAGATGTTCGGCGATGATGCTGTTTTGGCGGCGCCTATTCTCGGCATCGCTCTGACCTCACGCTCACACGGCGACTCAGAGCGAATTCCCCTGGCCGGGGTACCGTACCATGCCGCCGAAAAGTACCTGGCGCGGCTGTTGGCCGCCGGACAAAAAGTGGTGGTCGTGGAGCAGGTCGAAGACCCCAAAGCGGCCAAGGGAATCGTCAAACGGGAAATCGTGGAAATCCTGACGCCCGGCACGGCTACGGTGGAATCACCTGATGGCTACGATAGCCCCCTTTGCCTGGCCGCGGTCTGTCCCGACGGCAAATCGAAGATGGGTCTGGCCGCCCTGGACATGTCTACCGGATCCTTCGTGGTGGATGAAGGTCCCACCCTGGACATCGTCGAACGTCTGAAAGTCCTCGAACCGGCGGAACTGCTGTGTCCCGACGATCTGGAGGTTGATGACTTTGCCAAGACGCTCGGTCTGGCCGACGGTGCGGCTCGCATTACTCAGTTTGGCGAATGGAATTTCGACAGAGCAACAGCCGAGCGCGATCTCAATCAACACTTTGGAACATCGACCCTGGCCGGATTTGGTGTCGGCGGCGGTCGGGCGCTCGGTGCGGCCGGGGCTATCTTTCGGTACTTGCGTGAGAATCATCGTGATCGACTGACCCATATCAATCGCCTCAATCGATTCGACTCAAGCGAATACATGCATCTCGATTATTCAAGTGTGCGCAATCTGGAACTGACACGATGTATCGCATCGGGCACCGAAGATCTGTCGTTGTTCGCAGTGATTGATCACACACTCACGCCGCCCGGGGCACGACGATTGCGCAACAGTCTGCTTCGTCCCTTCAAGAATAAAACTACGATAGAACGCCGCCTGACCGGTGTCGCCGAGCTGGTTCGCAATCGAGAACTGGCCGCCGGAATTCGTGGACAGACAAAACAACTGCCCGATCTGGAAAAGCTGTCCGGACGTCTCGGTATCGGCAGACTGAATCCGCGCCAGGCGGCCTCCATAAAGAACGGCTTGAAAGTTGCGGGTCAACTGGTCGACTTGTTGCACGATGCGACAAGTCCGCTACTGTCGCAGTTGGCACAGTCTATGCCGGACAATCGGGACATTATCCGAACTATCGAGGACGCTCTGTCGGACGAACCGCCGTTGACCGTGAACAAGGGGGGTATCCTTAAGACAGGTTACTCAGAGGAACTGGACAGGTTGAACGACTCCATCCGCGACGCTCGTTTGTATATCGCCTCGCTTCAGGAGTCCGAACGAAAAGCAACCGGCATCCCCAGTCTTAAAGTGGGCTTCAACAAGGTTTTCGGTTACTACCTCGAGGTTACCAAGGTCCATTCCGAGTCCGTCCCCGCCGAGTACATCCGCAAGCAGACTCTGGTCAACGCCGAGCGATACATCACGCCCGAATTGAAAGAGAAAGAAGAACTGATTCTGGGCGCCGAAGAAAAGATATTTCGGCTGGAAGAAGAGTTGTTCACGAAGCTCATCGGCCGTCTGGAGAGTCGAATCGGCGATATCCTTAGCAGTGCGCATCTCCTGGCCGAACTGGATTTGGTGTCATCGCTTGCCGAACTGGCCGTGCATCGGAATTACTGTCGGCCTGAATTATTCGAGGATGGACGTCTGGCGATCACCGATGGTCGCCACCCGGTCATCGAAAAAGTGCTAGCGGCGGGCGCGTTCGTAGCCAACGATGCAACCCTGTCAAACGATGTCGACCGCATACAGATACTGACCGGCCCCAACATGTCCGGAAAATCGACGTATCTCAGACAGGTCGGTCTGATTGTAATCCTGGCCCAGATAGGTTCCTTTGTTCCGGCTGCCAAAGCCCAGATCGGTCTGGTCGATCGTGTGTTCACGCGCGTTGGCGCCCTGGATAATCTGGCCGCCGGTCAGTCGACCTTTCTTGTGGAGATGGTGGAGACCGCCAATATCATGCACAACGCGACTACCCGGTCGTTGATTCTGCTTGACGAAGTTGGACGCGGCACATCGACTTTTGACGGTTTGTCGGTAGCCTGGGCGGTGGTGGAGTTTATCAATGAGAATATTGGAGCACGAACGATTTTTGCAACGCACTACCATGAACTGACATCGATGGCTGCGATCTATCCGACCGTGCACAATTTTCAGGTGGCCGTGCGCAAGTGGGAGGACTCCGTTGTCTTTTTACATCAGATCATCCCGGGCGGTTGCGATGACTCTTACGGCATCGAGGTTGCCAAATTGGCCGGTGTTCCGAAGTCTTCGATCAGCCGAGCGCGACAGGTTCTCAGGTTGCTTGAGTCGGGTAAGTTCAACCAAAGTGAGTTGGGCGCCGGGCTGTACAAAGACAGGGTGCAACCGACACTGTTCGACCGGCAGCCATCGGCGGTGGAGAAGATGCTCGATGAAATCGATCCCGATCATATCACACCCATGGAAGCGTTGGAACTTCTTAAGCGGCTCAAGGAGACATCAGAATGA